Proteins co-encoded in one Pseudomonadota bacterium genomic window:
- a CDS encoding anhydro-N-acetylmuramic acid kinase — protein MFFIGLMSGTSMDAVDAVVADIDGTRVRVIAHHSEPMPADLRAELLPLSQGATALSLEGLGRMHIRVGRIFANAALASMAKASVPSSRIVAIGSHGQTVWHSPQGPNPFSLQIGDPDIIAEVTGITTVANFRGADIAAGGHGAPLTPAFHQAQFRQDGVDRVVLNLGGIANITVLPGEPDAPVRGFDTGPGNALMDEWALLHLGTPMDRDGLWAAAGTPVPTLLTALKADPYFALGPPKSTGRDHFNGAWLAAMLARAVPIDRHEDVQATLLRLTADTVAEGIRRHAPTTREVLICGGGAYNRMLVRALEGSLAGLRVQTTDQHGLDARCVEATAFAWLAHCRLEGRPANLPSVTGARRRVVLGAVHGPGRMLRY, from the coding sequence ATGTTCTTCATCGGGCTCATGTCGGGCACCAGCATGGACGCCGTCGATGCGGTGGTAGCCGATATCGACGGCACCCGGGTGCGCGTGATCGCCCATCACTCCGAGCCGATGCCGGCGGACCTGCGGGCCGAGCTGTTACCGCTCAGTCAAGGCGCCACCGCCCTGTCTCTGGAGGGCCTGGGCCGCATGCACATCCGTGTCGGCCGCATATTCGCGAACGCGGCGCTGGCCTCGATGGCCAAGGCCTCGGTGCCTTCATCCCGCATCGTCGCGATCGGCAGCCATGGGCAGACGGTCTGGCATAGTCCCCAGGGCCCGAACCCTTTCTCCCTCCAGATCGGCGACCCCGATATCATCGCCGAGGTTACCGGCATCACGACGGTCGCGAACTTCCGAGGGGCGGACATCGCCGCCGGCGGCCACGGCGCGCCCCTGACCCCGGCCTTTCATCAAGCCCAGTTCCGACAGGATGGCGTCGACCGCGTGGTGTTGAATCTCGGCGGGATCGCCAACATCACGGTGCTGCCCGGGGAACCCGATGCCCCCGTACGCGGTTTCGACACCGGGCCCGGGAATGCGTTGATGGACGAATGGGCCCTCCTGCACCTCGGGACCCCGATGGACCGGGACGGGCTTTGGGCAGCGGCCGGTACCCCCGTACCGACGCTGCTGACGGCGCTCAAAGCCGACCCGTATTTCGCCCTGGGGCCCCCGAAGAGCACCGGGCGGGATCACTTCAATGGCGCGTGGCTCGCGGCGATGCTCGCGCGCGCTGTGCCGATCGATCGTCACGAGGATGTCCAGGCGACGCTTCTGCGCCTCACGGCGGACACCGTCGCCGAGGGGATCCGCCGCCATGCACCCACCACCCGCGAGGTCTTGATCTGCGGCGGTGGGGCCTACAACCGGATGCTCGTGCGTGCGCTCGAAGGGTCCTTGGCCGGCCTGCGCGTGCAGACGACCGATCAGCATGGCCTGGACGCCCGGTGTGTCGAGGCCACGGCCTTCGCCTGGCTGGCCCACTGCCGCCTGGAAGGCCGGCCGGCCAACCTGCCCTCGGTCACGGGTGCGAGGCGGCGCGTCGTGCTCGGTGCGGTCCATGGCCCGGGACGCATGCTACGCTATTGA
- a CDS encoding polysaccharide deacetylase family protein translates to MPLTTAPDDRRWRPAPLIKASVLLHAGALAATALGPEIWPWTAGAVVTDQAMLTLAGLWPRCGLLGPNLKRLPPAAATRNEIAITIDDGPAPAVTPTVLDLLDRYGAKATFFCIGERATHHPDLCREIVARGHAVENHSLRHRRDFALLGLRGFSREIEAAQETLAAITGIRPRFFRAPAGLRNPLLDPVLSRLDLRLVSWTRRGFDTRNGDPGSVSARLLQGLNGGDILLLHDGNAARTTGGDAVILIVLPRLLDAIGTAGLRAVTLRSAILPSADLGSEIA, encoded by the coding sequence ATGCCTCTGACGACTGCACCCGACGACCGGCGCTGGCGTCCGGCTCCCCTGATCAAGGCGTCCGTCCTATTGCACGCCGGCGCGCTGGCGGCGACGGCCCTCGGCCCGGAGATCTGGCCTTGGACCGCGGGCGCCGTCGTCACCGACCAAGCGATGTTGACCCTGGCCGGGCTGTGGCCACGCTGTGGTCTATTGGGACCGAACCTGAAGCGCTTGCCGCCCGCAGCCGCGACGCGAAACGAGATCGCCATCACCATCGATGACGGCCCGGCGCCGGCGGTCACACCCACCGTCCTCGACCTCCTCGACCGGTATGGTGCGAAAGCCACCTTCTTCTGCATCGGCGAGCGGGCGACGCACCACCCCGATCTGTGCAGAGAGATCGTCGCGCGCGGACACGCCGTGGAAAACCATAGCCTGCGTCACCGCCGCGACTTCGCACTGCTCGGACTCCGCGGCTTTTCGCGCGAGATCGAGGCCGCCCAGGAAACTTTGGCCGCGATCACGGGGATCCGCCCCCGGTTCTTCCGTGCCCCCGCGGGCCTGCGCAACCCCTTGCTCGATCCGGTCTTGAGTCGACTCGACCTGCGCCTGGTGAGCTGGACCCGCCGCGGCTTCGACACTCGCAACGGCGATCCCGGATCGGTGTCCGCCAGGCTGTTGCAGGGGCTGAACGGGGGCGACATCCTGCTGCTCCATGACGGCAATGCGGCCCGCACCACCGGCGGCGATGCGGTCATCCTCATCGTGTTGCCACGCTTGCTGGACGCCATCGGCACCGCCGGGCTGCGTGCGGTCACCCTGCGTTCGGCCATCCTTCCTTCGGCCGACCTTGGTTCCGAGATCGCATGA